From one Ammospiza nelsoni isolate bAmmNel1 chromosome 14, bAmmNel1.pri, whole genome shotgun sequence genomic stretch:
- the SENP8 gene encoding sentrin-specific protease 8 — translation MDPVVLSYVDSLLRQSDVALLEPPNWLNDRIIGFAFEYFSTQQFQEFSQRVCFISPEVAQFIKCALSQEEIAIFLQPLDLLCKELLFLPINDNSSQAAGGTHWSLLVYFRDKKCFAHYDSHSKCNSAHAKQVAGKLEAFLGKRGGKATFVEEKAPAQQNSYDCGMYVICNAEALCQGYFQGRMEPLLQLLTPSYITQKRSEWKALITKLAQK, via the coding sequence ATGGATCCCGTGGTTCTCAGCTACGTGGACAGCCTGCTGAGGCAGTCGGACGTGGCGCTGCTGGAGCCCCCGAACTGGCTCAACGACCGCATCATCGGCTTCGCCTTCGAGTACTTCAGCACCCAGCAGTTCCAGGAGTTCAGCCAGCGCGTGTGCTTCATCAGCCCCGAGGTGGCCCAGTTCATCAAGTGTGCCCTTAGTCAGGAAGAAATAGCCATATTCCTCCAGCCCCTGGACCTCctctgcaaggagctgctgttcctgcccatCAATGACAACTCCAGCCAGGCCGCTGGGGGCACCCACTGgagcttgctggtttatttCAGGGACAAGAAGTGCTTTGCCCATTATGATTCCCACAGTAAATGCAACTCTGCCCATGCCAAGCAGGTGGCAGGGAAACTGGAGGCCTTTCTGGGAAAAAGAGGGGGCAAAGCCACCTTTGTGGAGGAGAAGGCGCCGGCACAGCAGAACAGCTACGACTGTGGGATGTACGTGATCTGCAACGCCGAGGCTCTGTGCCAAGGCTACTTCCAGGGCAGGAtggagcctctgctgcagctcctcaccccCTCCTACATCACGCAGAAGAGGTCAGAGTGGAAAGCTCTCATCACAAAACTGGCACAGAAGTGA